The genomic region TCTTTCAAATAACCGTGGTTCGATAGATAAAAGCATATTTGGAAGATGAACAGTTTGAAGACTTGTACAGTACGAGAAACATTTTTTACCAATATGAGATACAGAATCAGGGATTATTATATATTCCAAAGCAGAGCAACCGCTAAAAACATCGTCTTCAATTAATTGAAGCGTTTCAGGCAAAACAATTTCTGTTATTAATAAATTTCTGTAGAAAGCTTTTTCAGCAATAGCTATAACTGGTTTACCTTCAATTTCAGATGGAATAGTCACTGACGTTCCAGCTGTGTTCCAGTTTTCTATCAAACCGCAAACTATAATTTCATCTTTGTATTCAAGATAACGAATAATTCCAGATGTTAATTCAATTGGATGATTAGTAATTTCTTCTGTTGGAGAGGTGTTCATGTCCTCTTCTTCTAAAGGTTCACAAGACCAAAAAACCGGTAAAAAAAATAAAATAATTAGTATTATAAAAAAAATTTTCATCATTTCTCCAGGATTTTCATTTATTCCATGCTATTAATTGAATCTTTATAAATCAACCAATCAGGACTATTCATATAGTTATTAATAGCTTGAGCTGGTACAAAAATTGATGTTAATTCCGTAGATAACCCCAGGTGAGTTATTTTTGGTGGATATACCGAATATACGTAAAGAGTCGTTTCAAGACCACTATTTGTAAGAAAAGCACCATCGCCAATTTTCTGTATATTTTCTTGTAAAGTAATTGTTGTAAGATTTTCGCAATAATAAAAGGCATGATAGCCTATATTTGTTGTAGCCATTGGTATTATTATACTAGTTAACTCATAGCAACGAAAAAAAGAATAATCAGGTATTATTGTGATCGAATCAGGTAATTCGATAGATTTTAATCTTGAACAAGAACTAAAAGCGCCATCCTCTAAAGATCTAATAGAAGAAGGAATAGTAATTGATACTAATTCACTACAACCTGAAAATAAATGATAACTTACTATTCCCAAACCTTCAGGTAAACTGATATCTGTAATTGAACTACAAGCTGCAAAAGCCCGTTCTCCAATGCTTTGAACTGAATCAGGTATTCTGAAATTCGACAAGCTATTGCAGCCTTGAAATGCTGCATCACCAATTATTGAAAGAGCTGATGGTAATTCTATTTCTGAAAGCATTATACAACCATAAAAGGTCCCATCATTAATTAATGTTATCAACGGTGGAATATTGATTGATATTAAAGATTTACAGCGTTCAAAAGCATATTCTCCTATATAATTAACAGTACTTGGTATTATTAACTCAGTAATATTTTCACAATAACTAAATGCATAGGCTCCAATTGAAGTAATATTCTCGGGGAGTACGAGTGATTGAATCTTGCCACAACCTTTAAAAGTATTATCTCGTATTTGAGTCAAAGAATCAGACAAATAAATTTCAATTAACCCTGTACAATTATATAAAGCACCCTCTCCCAGCGTTAAAACCGAATCGGGCATATATAAACTGATCAATCCCTTACAATCCTTAAAAGCTTCCTTCCCAATACTAGTGAGAGAATTATTCATAGCAATATCCAATAGCTGAGTACAACCTGAAAAGGCCCCTTCTCCGATTTTAAGTATGGATTCAGGTATACTGAGATATAAAAGATTAGAACAATTTCGAAATGTAAATGTATTAATGACTTCAATATTTGTCGGAACATTTACTTCAATAAGATTATCACACCCTGAAAAAACTCCTTCACCCATCTCTACAACAGAGTCAGGAATATGCATCACAACAATACTATCACAATCACTGAATGCATAGGCTCCAATGCTTTCCAGAGTTTCAGGAAGAGTAATGGTAACCATATTAGTTTGCTCGGAAAAAGCATTATCTCCTATAGCATTTACTGGCGCCCCATCCATTTCTGCCGGAATAGCTAAAACAGTCTTGTATGCATTCCAATTCGCAGATAAACCTGTAATTATTGCAGCATTATCAATGATCCGATAAGTAAAATCGCCAAAAATTGAATCATCAGGTGTAGGCGTTGGAGAAGGTGACTCTGTCGGTACAGGAGTTCCTGTAGGTCTGACCTCTCCGTTTTCAGGATCAATCTCCCATTCCGATGCCATTTTTAAATCACATTGCCATAGAAACAACAAAAAACAGCATAATAATAGTATAAATAGGCATTTTCTCATGAGATTTGTTCCTTATTTTTTGCATCAAATTAACAATTAAAATAATAACATAAAAATATGTATAAAACAATCAGGCTGAGCCTGATTTTTGGCTGATAACATTCTAATCAAATAGGATAAAAATGATATTTGTATGATTTCAGGAAAAAATAAAAAAAATTAAATCACATTCGCACTTTACATAAACAGATATGAAATGATAGTTTTTGACCAAAGCAGTGCTTTACCCTAAAAACCTGAGGTTAATAATAAGGATTCACTATGAAAAATATATTTTGGTTTGTTGTGACTTTGTGCATCTCTATTTTCTTTGTATTTTCTGCTTGCAAGACTGTTATATTGCTGCCTATTGATAATGCACCAGAAAAAATTTCAAAGGATGATACATTAATTGTTGTGGTATTTGAAGATTATACTTCAGATATACAATCTAACCCACAATCTTTTAAATGGCCTAGACGAATAGAGCTAATGAATGATCAATTCCCTTTTATAAGCATTAATTTTATTTCGACATTAGAAGAAAAATTCATGTTAAAAATGAAGGATAATAATTCAGTTTTCTACCCTGATTACCCAAATGATGATAAATCTGTTAATTTTAAGCATTTTAGCTTAAGCCAATCGGGTGAGTATTTTCATATTTTTTTCTTCTACAATAAATTACCTGCCGGTACTTACAAAATAAAGGATATATCAACAAGCACATATGAAATTAAGGGTCAAACTTTAGCGGATTCTGGATCAAATCACTGGAAATTTGAATATGGATCAACGGGTTCATCCAATATCATAAA from Candidatus Delongbacteria bacterium harbors:
- a CDS encoding leucine-rich repeat protein, yielding MASEWEIDPENGEVRPTGTPVPTESPSPTPTPDDSIFGDFTYRIIDNAAIITGLSANWNAYKTVLAIPAEMDGAPVNAIGDNAFSEQTNMVTITLPETLESIGAYAFSDCDSIVVMHIPDSVVEMGEGVFSGCDNLIEVNVPTNIEVINTFTFRNCSNLLYLSIPESILKIGEGAFSGCTQLLDIAMNNSLTSIGKEAFKDCKGLISLYMPDSVLTLGEGALYNCTGLIEIYLSDSLTQIRDNTFKGCGKIQSLVLPENITSIGAYAFSYCENITELIIPSTVNYIGEYAFERCKSLISINIPPLITLINDGTFYGCIMLSEIELPSALSIIGDAAFQGCNSLSNFRIPDSVQSIGERAFAACSSITDISLPEGLGIVSYHLFSGCSELVSITIPSSIRSLEDGAFSSCSRLKSIELPDSITIIPDYSFFRCYELTSIIIPMATTNIGYHAFYYCENLTTITLQENIQKIGDGAFLTNSGLETTLYVYSVYPPKITHLGLSTELTSIFVPAQAINNYMNSPDWLIYKDSINSME